The DNA sequence CACCGGGGTCTCCAGGAGGCACCTGGAGATCACCTGGGACGGGCACAGTGCCATGCTCGCTGATCTCGGTTCGACAAACGGCACCACGGTGAACGGCACCCCAGTGCAGACTTGGCAGCTCGCGGAAGGCGACGTCGTCCGCATCGGCCACTCCTCGCTGGTCTACCGCACCCAGGGCTGACCAGTACATTCTGGGCGCGTCGATTCGGGCGAAGGCGTGACGGCACTCAAGTCAGGAGCGGTTACAACCGGTGCCAGAGCTGGTGATGCAGCTGACCAGAGCGGGTTTCCTCGTCCTGCTCTGGTTGTTCGTGTTGGCTGCGCTTCGAGTGGTCCGCTCCGACCTGTACGCGGCGTCGGGGCTCCGCGTCCCGACGCCGAAGTTCGGCAGAGGCGCTAGCAAGGCCGCCAGGGGGGCGAAGGCGGCCCGGCAGCTCGTCGTGACGCACGGCGCGCTGGCGGGCACGCGCATCTCCCTGGACGGCAGGCCGATCATGATCGGCCGCGCCGACGACTCGACGCTCGTGCTGGACGACGACTTCGCGTCGACCCGGCACGCGCGGCTGTCGATGCGCGGCACCGACTGGTACGTGGAGGACCTGGGCTCCACGAACGGCACCTATCTCGACCGGGCGAAGGTCACGGCCCCACTCCGGGTCCCGCTCGGCTCCCCGATCCGAATTGGCAAAACGGTGATCGAGCTGCGCTCATGACCCTCGTCCTCCGATACGCGGCCCGCAGCGACCGGGGCCTGGTCCGTTCGAACAACCAGGACTCCGTGTACGCGGGCCCACGCCTGCTCGCCCTCGCCGACGGCATGGGCGGCCACGCCGCGGGCGAGGTCGCCAGCAAGGTCGTCATCGCGGCCCTGGCCCCGCTCGACGACGACGAGCCGGGCGACGACCTGCTCGGCCAGCTGCGCGACGCGGTGATCGCCGGCAACGGCGCAATCTCCGAGCTCGTGCAGAGCGACCCCGACCTCGACGGCATGGGCACCACGCTCACCGCCGTGCTGTTCGCGGGCTCGCGGCTGGGCATGGTGCACATCGGCGACTCCCGCGCCTACATGCTGCGCAACGGCACG is a window from the Saccharothrix saharensis genome containing:
- a CDS encoding FHA domain-containing protein FhaB/FipA encodes the protein MPELVMQLTRAGFLVLLWLFVLAALRVVRSDLYAASGLRVPTPKFGRGASKAARGAKAARQLVVTHGALAGTRISLDGRPIMIGRADDSTLVLDDDFASTRHARLSMRGTDWYVEDLGSTNGTYLDRAKVTAPLRVPLGSPIRIGKTVIELRS